A genomic region of Photobacterium swingsii contains the following coding sequences:
- a CDS encoding enoyl-CoA hydratase-related protein: protein MPEINVSQQNHILSLEIDRPAAKNAINQSMYQALADAIEGSQDNKEVRAILLHAQGNVFTSGNDMQDFLAISNGAQDDHAGRFIKALISNKKPVVAVVEGPAIGIGTTLLQFCDFVFISPHAFFKTPFAQLGLCPEFASSQYLSRLIGIRKAKAMLMLGETMTAEEALTLGFVSGLSHNPMEDANSCLEQLTKLPPSAMQISKAMLVNFEVKDLIECVDAENKQLFQLLTQPEAREAISAFLEKRPANFSQF from the coding sequence ATGCCCGAGATAAATGTCAGCCAACAAAACCATATTCTGTCACTTGAGATTGACAGACCAGCGGCAAAAAATGCCATTAATCAGAGTATGTATCAAGCGCTTGCAGACGCTATAGAAGGCAGCCAAGACAATAAAGAGGTACGTGCGATTTTATTGCATGCGCAAGGAAATGTATTTACTAGCGGCAATGACATGCAAGATTTCCTTGCTATCTCCAACGGGGCGCAAGACGACCATGCTGGACGCTTCATCAAAGCACTCATCAGTAATAAAAAGCCTGTTGTAGCTGTTGTCGAAGGGCCTGCAATTGGTATAGGTACTACCCTCTTACAATTTTGTGATTTTGTTTTCATCTCACCCCATGCTTTTTTCAAAACGCCATTTGCTCAATTAGGACTATGTCCTGAATTTGCATCAAGCCAGTATTTATCCCGACTAATTGGTATTCGAAAAGCAAAAGCTATGTTGATGCTGGGTGAGACAATGACAGCAGAAGAGGCGCTGACTTTAGGCTTTGTCAGTGGGCTCAGCCATAACCCCATGGAAGATGCAAACTCCTGTCTAGAGCAGCTCACAAAACTCCCTCCCTCTGCGATGCAAATCAGCAAAGCGATGTTGGTAAACTTTGAAGTTAAAGACTTAATCGAGTGCGTTGACGCTGAAAACAAACAGTTATTTCAATTACTAACACAACCAGAAGCACGAGAAGCCATTTCGGCCTTTCTAGAGAAAAGGCCCGCCAACTTTAGTCAGTTTTAA
- a CDS encoding VF530 family protein encodes MTQVNNPLHGITLEKLLTELVEHYGWEELGYRIDIRCFNQDPSIKSSLKFLRKTEWARTKVEALYIDMVQK; translated from the coding sequence ATGACACAAGTAAACAACCCGCTACATGGCATCACACTCGAAAAGCTTCTTACAGAATTAGTTGAACATTATGGCTGGGAAGAACTCGGTTACCGCATCGACATTCGCTGCTTTAACCAAGATCCAAGCATCAAATCGAGCCTTAAATTCTTACGTAAAACAGAATGGGCGCGCACTAAAGTTGAAGCACTTTATATTGATATGGTTCAGAAGTAA
- a CDS encoding YehS family protein, which yields MVNNDILRRIRYTFDFNDAEMISIFAAAEHEVTREQVSDWLKKDDDDAFKKCTDRELAIFLNGLINHKRGKKEGEQPEPETRLTNNMIFMKLRIALNYRAEDVLEIMESIDFKLSKHELSAFFRKPENKHYRECKDQILRNFLLGVQRKERPEVESE from the coding sequence GTGGTCAACAACGATATCTTACGCCGTATTCGCTATACTTTTGATTTTAATGATGCAGAGATGATCAGTATTTTTGCTGCTGCAGAACATGAAGTCACTAGAGAGCAAGTTAGCGATTGGTTGAAGAAAGACGATGATGACGCTTTCAAAAAATGTACAGACCGTGAACTGGCCATTTTTCTAAATGGTTTAATTAACCATAAACGTGGTAAGAAAGAAGGTGAGCAACCAGAGCCTGAAACACGTTTAACCAACAACATGATCTTCATGAAGTTACGTATTGCACTGAATTACCGTGCTGAAGATGTACTGGAAATCATGGAAAGCATCGACTTTAAATTAAGTAAGCATGAGCTTAGCGCGTTCTTCCGTAAGCCTGAAAACAAACACTACCGTGAGTGTAAAGACCAGATTTTACGTAACTTCTTACTCGGTGTTCAACGTAAAGAACGCCCAGAAGTAGAATCTGAATAA
- a CDS encoding rhodanese-like domain-containing protein, whose product MRQNKASLHSLSFLRIGRSFSLKVLILASALLTLPFSANAGLFGGKFKAEVETEQVAIKLHNETLAGNYQLIDTNGLKALTEQNSDVMIVDAMPFKDSYKKEHIPNAEQFEFPIPNMPEWDSALTDQKSVEDFTQLLGQDKSKTLVFYCGFVKCSRSHNAAAWAVKLGYTNVYRYPGGIFAWKGAGFKTASL is encoded by the coding sequence ATGAGACAAAACAAGGCATCTTTGCACTCGCTTTCTTTCCTGCGTATCGGACGTAGTTTTTCACTCAAGGTTCTTATTCTTGCCAGTGCATTGTTAACCTTACCCTTCAGTGCTAATGCAGGTCTGTTTGGCGGTAAATTCAAAGCTGAAGTCGAGACAGAACAAGTGGCTATCAAGCTTCATAATGAAACCCTTGCTGGCAACTATCAGCTCATCGACACTAATGGGCTCAAAGCACTCACCGAGCAAAACAGCGATGTGATGATTGTCGATGCTATGCCGTTCAAAGACAGCTATAAGAAAGAGCATATCCCAAACGCTGAGCAATTCGAGTTCCCTATTCCTAACATGCCAGAGTGGGATTCTGCATTAACCGACCAGAAGTCAGTTGAGGATTTCACCCAGCTTCTTGGTCAAGACAAGAGCAAAACCTTGGTCTTTTATTGTGGTTTCGTAAAATGCAGTCGTAGCCATAATGCTGCAGCTTGGGCAGTGAAGCTTGGTTACACCAATGTTTATCGTTACCCTGGTGGTATTTTTGCCTGGAAAGGCGCAGGCTTTAAAACCGCTTCGCTATAA
- a CDS encoding MauE/DoxX family redox-associated membrane protein gives MKTRSYFHLCVTSFVLMCAAALTTKGFFFTEHTRLLLSDTGIVPIMYADPVALVIPIVLGISALTACFGITTLLPVVAAFCIHIALLGLALYQGLHIDCGCYLPGSLQSEVYSTLLPQFLVLLLILCVSAALYYFNNLANHRLIAPSV, from the coding sequence ATGAAAACGAGAAGCTATTTCCATCTTTGTGTTACCTCTTTTGTACTGATGTGCGCTGCAGCGCTCACAACCAAAGGTTTTTTCTTCACAGAACACACCAGATTACTGCTTAGTGATACTGGCATCGTTCCTATTATGTATGCTGACCCTGTCGCTTTAGTTATACCTATTGTGCTTGGTATTAGCGCCCTCACCGCTTGCTTTGGCATCACAACTTTATTGCCTGTTGTTGCCGCCTTCTGCATACACATAGCCTTATTAGGGCTTGCGCTTTACCAAGGCTTACATATTGATTGCGGTTGTTATCTACCGGGATCACTTCAGTCAGAAGTCTACAGTACACTTCTGCCACAATTTCTCGTTCTGCTGCTGATCCTTTGCGTTTCAGCAGCCCTATATTATTTCAATAACTTGGCAAACCACCGTCTTATCGCACCAAGCGTGTGA
- the asnS gene encoding asparagine--tRNA ligase translates to MTYAPVTDVLSGKLAVDTEVTVRGWIRSRRDSKAGISFLAIYDGSCFDPIQAVVPNELNNYQEEVLKLTTGCSVEVTGKIVESPAKGQDFELTATDVKVVGLVEDPDTYPMAKTRHSIEYLREVAHLRPRTNVIGAVARVRNCLSQAIHRFYHEQGYFWVSAPLITASDCEGAGEMFRVSTLDMENLPRTEQGNVDYNEDFFGKETFLTVSGQLNAEAYACALSKVYTFGPTFRAENSNTSRHLAEFWMVEPEVAFAELDDVAKLAEDMLKYVFKAVLEERRDDLEFFAQRINKDAISRLENFVESDFAQVDYTDAIQILKDSGRKFEFDVEWGIDMSSEHERYLAEEHFKAPVVVKNYPKDIKSFYMRLNDDGKTVAAMDVLAPGIGEIIGGSQREERLELLDKRMAEIGIDPEHMDWYRDLRRYGTVPHSGFGLGFERLVTYVTGMANIRDVIPFPRAPRSANF, encoded by the coding sequence ATGACTTACGCGCCTGTAACAGACGTATTAAGCGGTAAGCTGGCAGTAGACACTGAAGTCACTGTCCGCGGTTGGATCCGCTCACGTCGTGATTCCAAAGCTGGGATCTCTTTTCTTGCCATTTATGACGGCTCTTGTTTCGACCCGATTCAGGCCGTGGTCCCAAATGAGTTAAATAATTACCAGGAAGAAGTACTTAAACTAACAACTGGTTGCTCTGTTGAGGTCACTGGTAAGATTGTTGAGTCTCCTGCTAAAGGTCAAGATTTTGAACTAACGGCAACAGACGTAAAAGTTGTTGGCCTAGTTGAAGACCCAGACACATACCCAATGGCGAAAACACGTCACTCAATTGAGTACCTTCGTGAAGTCGCTCACCTTCGTCCTCGCACGAACGTGATTGGTGCAGTAGCACGTGTTCGTAACTGTCTATCGCAAGCTATCCACCGCTTCTACCACGAGCAAGGCTACTTCTGGGTTTCTGCACCACTGATCACAGCGTCTGACTGTGAAGGTGCTGGTGAAATGTTCCGCGTTTCTACGCTAGACATGGAAAACCTACCTCGCACAGAACAAGGCAATGTTGATTACAACGAAGACTTCTTCGGTAAAGAAACCTTCCTAACAGTATCTGGTCAGCTAAACGCAGAAGCTTACGCTTGTGCACTAAGCAAAGTGTACACTTTCGGCCCAACTTTCCGTGCTGAAAACTCAAACACTAGCCGCCACCTTGCTGAATTCTGGATGGTAGAGCCTGAAGTTGCTTTCGCAGAACTTGATGACGTAGCGAAACTAGCAGAAGACATGCTGAAGTACGTATTCAAAGCGGTACTTGAAGAGCGTCGCGACGACCTTGAGTTCTTCGCACAACGCATCAACAAAGACGCAATTTCTCGTCTAGAGAACTTCGTTGAGTCTGACTTCGCACAAGTTGACTACACTGATGCAATCCAAATCCTTAAAGATTCTGGTCGCAAATTTGAATTCGATGTTGAGTGGGGCATCGACATGTCTTCTGAGCACGAGCGTTACCTAGCAGAAGAACACTTCAAAGCACCGGTTGTTGTTAAGAACTACCCGAAAGACATCAAGTCTTTCTACATGCGTTTGAACGATGACGGTAAAACAGTTGCAGCGATGGATGTTCTTGCACCGGGTATCGGTGAAATCATCGGTGGTTCTCAGCGTGAAGAGCGTCTAGAACTACTAGACAAGCGTATGGCTGAGATTGGTATCGACCCAGAGCACATGGACTGGTACCGCGACCTACGTCGTTACGGTACTGTACCTCACTCAGGCTTCGGTCTTGGCTTTGAGCGTCTAGTAACGTACGTAACGGGTATGGCGAACATCCGTGATGTGATCCCATTCCCACGTGCGCCACGCTCTGCAAACTTCTAA
- a CDS encoding methyl-accepting chemotaxis protein — protein MRLTIAHKLLLTLLAVFTLVLAASLTYESHQQKALLQSVISEQTLDKAGNYFDSLNMMMLTGAMAQRETLRQKVLSHTGIDNVRVIRGEGITKYFGTGFEGQTPIDNFDRRALQGEQIVETIETPSGKNLLVALPMKASKDYRGTNCLTCHIVPEGEVLGVVRLEYRLGPLYERVNKELLFAGGIMALIAGTGFLFALFMIRRIIVRPLRRVSNYMKQTSINKDLSSRLNETRQDEIGELCQSYDQLLDNFSASLQQVQTTSESLTLQANELINVASQTTHAVESQRSETTDIGAAIEQMQQQQHEVEQRTTEAAALSQNASDSARQGTQLAISAGDDIRHLVHGIENVQTRINHLNEQSSQVTSILDVIRGIAEQTNLLALNAAIEAARAGDQGRGFAVVADEVRNLATRTHQATGDIQIIIETLHQGSEASAKAVEDTCKTAYAKMETIELLSQALSNIGNHIQVVNNHANDIQQQSAEQANMADSVNTKIETITRHADETSSHAAQSREISVNLEQLAEQLERLLHQFTLSSDNNA, from the coding sequence ATGCGATTAACCATTGCTCACAAATTACTTTTAACACTTTTGGCTGTTTTTACTTTGGTATTAGCCGCCTCTTTAACCTACGAATCTCACCAACAAAAAGCCCTATTGCAATCCGTAATAAGCGAACAAACGCTTGATAAAGCAGGTAACTACTTTGACAGCTTAAATATGATGATGTTAACGGGCGCAATGGCGCAACGAGAGACATTGCGCCAAAAAGTATTGTCACATACAGGGATTGATAATGTTCGCGTTATCCGAGGTGAAGGTATCACCAAGTATTTTGGTACAGGATTTGAAGGACAAACACCCATAGATAACTTTGACCGTCGTGCGTTACAAGGCGAACAGATTGTTGAAACTATCGAAACACCCAGCGGGAAAAATTTACTGGTTGCTCTGCCGATGAAAGCCAGTAAAGATTATCGCGGCACTAACTGCCTAACCTGTCATATTGTGCCTGAGGGTGAAGTATTGGGCGTTGTTCGCCTTGAATACCGCTTAGGTCCACTCTATGAACGTGTAAACAAAGAGCTATTATTCGCAGGTGGAATAATGGCACTTATTGCTGGCACTGGCTTTTTGTTCGCGTTATTTATGATTCGACGCATCATAGTGCGCCCATTACGTCGTGTTTCTAACTATATGAAGCAGACCAGCATTAACAAAGATCTCAGCTCTCGCCTCAACGAAACACGCCAGGATGAAATTGGTGAACTATGCCAAAGCTATGATCAACTCTTAGATAACTTCTCTGCCAGCTTGCAACAAGTGCAAACAACCTCAGAGTCACTTACCTTACAAGCTAACGAACTCATTAACGTAGCCTCACAAACGACACACGCTGTAGAGTCTCAACGATCTGAAACAACCGATATCGGTGCGGCCATTGAACAAATGCAACAGCAACAGCACGAAGTCGAACAACGTACCACGGAAGCGGCAGCCCTTAGCCAAAATGCATCAGACTCTGCCCGTCAAGGTACACAGTTAGCCATCAGCGCGGGTGACGACATTCGACATCTAGTACATGGCATTGAAAATGTTCAAACCAGAATTAATCATTTAAATGAACAGAGCAGCCAAGTCACCAGTATTTTAGATGTGATCCGTGGAATTGCCGAACAAACCAATCTACTTGCATTAAATGCCGCGATTGAAGCTGCACGTGCAGGTGATCAAGGTCGGGGGTTTGCTGTGGTTGCTGATGAAGTACGAAACCTTGCCACTCGAACCCACCAAGCAACAGGCGATATTCAAATCATTATTGAAACTTTACACCAAGGCAGTGAAGCTTCAGCGAAAGCGGTTGAAGACACCTGTAAAACAGCTTATGCCAAAATGGAAACCATTGAGCTGCTTTCACAAGCACTATCTAATATAGGTAATCATATTCAGGTAGTTAACAATCACGCAAATGACATCCAACAACAAAGCGCTGAACAGGCAAATATGGCAGATTCAGTGAATACTAAAATTGAAACAATTACCCGACACGCAGATGAAACTTCTTCTCATGCAGCCCAATCAAGAGAGATTAGTGTAAATCTTGAGCAGTTAGCAGAGCAATTAGAGCGATTACTTCATCAATTTACGCTTTCAAGTGATAACAATGCTTGA
- a CDS encoding hydrogenase expression protein HypA, whose protein sequence is MRAFIRIMAVAMLSGILTACGGGSSDDPAVVPQEVVEISSRFTVTVDVPEGLATAYQSILPQPKSPLSLSIINTAHADILSSLQEKNFKIVLIDGQGKIYRTSTLSGWQKLSNGGYQFDADTSLRVNAVLLVDLFNEPEVIIGDPLPKHLYMVPLTSSEVVVSLNSTLAYQAIAKRVVEKGDWGVFLETAVDPNVRKLREATAYMTQINSEIESALRPQLGTLGMTLQNILILTKVRDITDGIIDRTYSEQLGAEGNIEAILTDGYWRLNSFDSNQGSGINANQYAYDGTETRQTDTGWRKDGSTDINFSTYFTYFSESTRFSSNDISKQVFTGGGWQGLFDYDKVVLTTKKTALMTNSALQGNEELGNNLSVKVYPLTGKKIRYFLSSKDNHHISKYIPADTEFTEDTYGFYFTWQPQKEQYLLCDTRDNNDACRVSPPAQPSVHITALEDVISDVHASQVLETKGFSLSDKFVVEFVQDEGFYTAYYWFNVAGDNWDVFTEGTFAPVTLGNTEFIQFVVPDIVKQLDDSYRFTTNNLFLVEDRNFVNIGETLLKFEPFHFAGFDNNAKAQIFAAASRSNLPPFGRCTFGDTSTATTDKFLNAIIECGGDERFTAEDISGLINQHLVQLTESGDIDTVILKPDNTWEYYINGDRQFNDRTWTHTSEGYLKINWDPAQEKDFDLMAVTSRDRNTNLYAYKVFFSRFDPFGPVVNSIFSSINKEYSPFELTACITGDSGWDMTTIAPLSKSTKTQYQNETAACMVGWDNKMVRFNEAMLIGETGIASDDKALKFASDSSRFLKLSDEFDGDFFRGKYIDSAGCGFNIDIHWKVDEDGSLFYQAVDGSLNERITLTESDGLRFTIKAFNHQTRWQAGLQFAADEGEVWSDTITFISANDVPNVTTIQPPVVPEGQPQPRPPGIANGTILDDGRACEYITP, encoded by the coding sequence ATGCGTGCTTTCATTCGCATCATGGCTGTAGCCATGCTTAGTGGAATATTAACAGCCTGCGGAGGTGGCAGCAGTGATGACCCAGCTGTCGTACCACAAGAAGTTGTTGAAATTTCTAGTCGATTTACGGTCACTGTCGATGTACCAGAAGGACTCGCAACGGCATATCAATCGATATTGCCTCAACCAAAATCACCACTGTCGCTCAGCATTATTAATACCGCCCACGCGGATATTCTCTCTAGCCTGCAAGAAAAGAATTTCAAAATCGTTCTGATTGACGGTCAGGGGAAAATTTACCGCACCTCGACACTTTCTGGTTGGCAAAAACTCAGTAACGGCGGCTATCAATTTGATGCCGATACCTCGTTGCGTGTGAATGCAGTACTACTCGTCGATCTTTTTAATGAACCTGAAGTCATTATTGGCGATCCTTTACCTAAACACCTTTACATGGTGCCATTAACAAGTAGTGAGGTCGTGGTATCGTTAAACAGCACTCTAGCTTACCAAGCCATCGCAAAACGTGTTGTCGAAAAAGGTGATTGGGGAGTATTCCTCGAAACTGCGGTTGATCCTAACGTGCGAAAACTCCGCGAAGCTACTGCCTACATGACGCAGATAAACAGCGAAATAGAGTCTGCTTTACGTCCGCAATTAGGCACGCTGGGCATGACACTGCAAAATATTTTGATACTCACTAAAGTAAGAGATATTACTGATGGCATTATTGATCGCACCTACTCCGAACAACTCGGCGCTGAAGGCAACATCGAAGCGATATTAACTGACGGCTATTGGCGTCTAAATAGTTTTGATTCGAATCAGGGTAGCGGCATCAACGCAAATCAATATGCCTACGATGGTACAGAAACCCGCCAGACGGATACAGGTTGGCGAAAAGATGGCAGCACCGATATCAACTTCTCCACTTACTTTACTTATTTCAGTGAAAGTACACGCTTTTCATCCAATGACATTTCTAAACAAGTGTTTACAGGAGGTGGCTGGCAGGGCTTATTTGACTATGACAAGGTAGTATTAACCACCAAAAAAACAGCCTTAATGACAAACTCGGCCCTACAAGGCAATGAAGAGTTGGGCAATAATCTCAGCGTTAAGGTTTATCCACTCACAGGTAAGAAGATCCGTTATTTCTTGTCATCTAAAGACAATCATCACATCAGTAAATATATCCCAGCCGACACAGAATTTACGGAAGATACCTACGGTTTTTATTTCACATGGCAACCGCAAAAAGAGCAGTATTTATTGTGCGATACCCGTGACAACAACGACGCTTGTCGAGTCAGCCCACCCGCTCAACCTAGTGTTCATATCACGGCACTTGAAGATGTCATAAGCGACGTACACGCTAGCCAAGTGTTAGAAACGAAAGGCTTTAGTTTATCGGATAAATTCGTGGTCGAGTTTGTTCAAGACGAGGGCTTCTATACCGCTTATTACTGGTTCAATGTTGCTGGCGATAACTGGGATGTGTTCACAGAAGGTACCTTCGCCCCTGTCACATTAGGCAATACTGAGTTTATTCAATTTGTCGTGCCAGATATTGTCAAACAGCTTGATGATAGTTACCGCTTCACCACCAACAACCTCTTTTTGGTGGAAGATCGAAACTTCGTCAATATTGGTGAAACCTTATTGAAATTCGAACCGTTTCATTTCGCGGGGTTCGATAACAATGCTAAAGCACAGATTTTTGCTGCGGCAAGTCGCAGTAACCTACCGCCCTTTGGCCGATGTACCTTTGGCGATACCTCAACAGCAACAACAGACAAGTTCCTCAATGCCATCATAGAATGTGGTGGGGATGAGCGATTTACCGCAGAAGATATTAGCGGACTGATCAACCAACACCTCGTTCAGTTAACAGAAAGTGGTGATATCGACACTGTGATCTTAAAACCCGACAACACATGGGAATATTACATCAACGGTGATCGCCAGTTTAATGATCGTACATGGACGCATACTTCTGAAGGTTACCTCAAGATCAATTGGGATCCTGCACAAGAAAAAGATTTTGATTTGATGGCGGTTACCAGCCGAGATCGCAATACTAATCTCTACGCTTATAAAGTGTTCTTCTCGCGCTTTGACCCATTTGGTCCTGTCGTCAATTCTATCTTTTCATCCATCAACAAAGAATATTCTCCCTTCGAACTCACGGCGTGTATCACAGGTGATTCAGGTTGGGACATGACAACAATTGCACCATTATCAAAATCAACCAAAACCCAATATCAGAATGAAACAGCGGCTTGTATGGTTGGTTGGGACAACAAAATGGTGCGCTTCAATGAAGCGATGCTAATTGGTGAGACAGGCATTGCCAGTGATGACAAAGCGCTGAAATTTGCCAGTGACAGCTCACGTTTTTTAAAACTGAGTGACGAATTCGATGGCGATTTCTTCCGTGGAAAATATATCGATTCAGCAGGATGTGGCTTTAATATCGATATCCACTGGAAAGTTGACGAGGATGGTAGCTTATTTTACCAAGCCGTGGATGGTTCGCTGAACGAACGTATTACACTCACCGAATCGGATGGTTTACGTTTCACGATTAAAGCATTTAATCACCAAACACGATGGCAAGCAGGTTTACAATTTGCTGCGGATGAAGGTGAAGTATGGAGTGACACTATCACCTTTATCAGTGCCAATGACGTACCTAACGTCACAACTATCCAACCACCCGTTGTCCCTGAAGGGCAGCCTCAGCCTCGTCCACCAGGTATCGCTAACGGTACGATCCTTGATGATGGTAGAGCGTGTGAATATATTACGCCGTGA
- the queE gene encoding 7-carboxy-7-deazaguanine synthase QueE, with the protein MYKLNEVFETIQGEGVFTGVPAIFVRLQVCPVGCSWCDTKQTWSAEPSDFTDLDTIMAKKEDSPLWTELDANGVVQLLIDQGYTAKHVVITGGEPCIYDLMPLTQALENAGFQCQIETSGTSDVMATTATWVTVSPKINMKAKLPVLASALERANEIKHPVGTQKDVDQLDALLNGKTLRSDVTIALQPISQKPRATELCIETCVKRNWRLSIQTHKYLAIA; encoded by the coding sequence GTGTACAAATTAAACGAAGTCTTTGAAACGATTCAAGGTGAAGGTGTTTTCACTGGTGTTCCTGCCATTTTTGTTCGATTGCAGGTATGCCCTGTTGGTTGTTCTTGGTGTGATACCAAACAAACCTGGAGTGCAGAACCCAGTGATTTTACCGACCTTGATACCATCATGGCGAAAAAAGAAGACTCTCCATTGTGGACAGAACTCGACGCAAATGGCGTTGTACAGTTACTGATTGATCAAGGCTACACCGCAAAACACGTGGTTATCACAGGTGGCGAACCATGCATCTATGATTTGATGCCCCTAACGCAAGCATTAGAAAACGCAGGCTTTCAGTGCCAAATTGAAACCAGCGGCACATCTGATGTCATGGCAACGACAGCAACTTGGGTGACTGTTTCGCCTAAAATTAACATGAAAGCTAAACTACCTGTGCTCGCAAGCGCATTAGAGCGCGCCAATGAAATCAAGCACCCAGTCGGCACCCAAAAAGATGTTGATCAGCTAGATGCATTGCTAAATGGCAAAACATTACGTAGTGATGTCACGATTGCACTCCAACCAATCAGCCAAAAACCACGCGCGACTGAGCTTTGTATTGAAACCTGTGTAAAGCGTAATTGGCGTTTATCGATTCAAACGCACAAATACCTTGCTATCGCCTAA